The Desulfonatronum sp. SC1 DNA window TGGGCAGGGCGATCATCAGGGTCAGTTCAATGGATTGACGGGCAAAGCCGATCACGAATTCAGGGGTCATAATGGTCTCCAGGCAAAAGAGAATCAGGGTTCACGAAAAACGCCGCCTCGAAGCTCTGCTCGCGACTCGCGAAGGCCACCAAGCTGGCTTCAAATCTCAAATCTCAAATCTCAAATCTCAAATCTCAAATTCCTACGTCCCGCGTCAGGCAAAGCCGTTCACCAGCGAGAAAATCAATAGATTCCAGCCGTCCACCATCACGAACAGCAGCAACTTGAACGGCAGGGAGATCATCACCGGGGGTAACATCATCATGCCCATGGAGAGCAGGATGCTGGCCACGACCATGTCCAGAATCAGGAACGGAATGTAGATCAAGAAGCCCATTTGGAAAGCGGTTTTCAACTCGCTGATCATGAAGGCGGGCACCAGGATGATGGTCGGCACTTCGTCCCTGTTGGACGGGCGATCCATTTGAGTGATGGAGTAGAACAGCGAAAGGTCTTTTTCCCGAGTGTGCTTGAAGAAAAAGGCCCGCATGGGTTGTTCGGCCCGGGTCAAAGCTTCTTGAAAGCCGATATCTTCGGCCAAATAAGGCTGGAGCGCCGTGTCGTTGATCTCCTTGCCGATGGGCATCATGATCACGAACGTCAAAAAAATGGCCAGACTGGCCAGGACCTGGTTGGGCGGCATCTGCTGGGTGCCCATGGCCTGACGGATGAAGGAGAAGACGATGACGATGCGGGTGAAGCAGGTGGCCGTGAGCATGATGGCCGGGGCCACGGAGAGGACGGTGAGCAGAAAAAGGATTTCCAGGGCAATGGAAACGTTGTCCGGCTCGGTGGCCCCGCCGCTCAAGGTCAGATTCAGGGACGGAACCCCTGTCTGCGCGGCGGCGAAGCTGGACAGGATGGGGAGAAGAATCAGGGCTAAGAAGCCGAGACTAACCGCCTTTGGCCCTGGATTGCTCCAGATGTTTGGAAAAATTGGCTTGTTCAGTGTCATGGTGCGTCTCCGTGAGCAGCGTTATGGAGGAATCCGTCACTCCCAGCACCATGTCCTTATTCAAATACCGGACCACAACCACACTCTTGCGCGACCCCAGGGCCATCTGGCCCACCAGCTTGAGATCAGCGGGGAGATGACGGGTCAATCCGGCCTTGTGCCCATACCGCTTGAGCAGGTAAAGCAACACGAACAGCAAGGCCAGCACCAGGAACAAACCACCGACCATTTTCAGCGCCGCGAAGCCGAAGTCCCAGGTCGGCGTCGTCATGGAAGGATCGACTGAATCAGGCAAGTTGTTTGACCCTCTCAATGGGGCTGATGATGTCCGTAAGGCGCACCCCGAACTTTTCGTTGATCACCACTGCCTCTCCCCGGGCCACCAGCTTGCCGTTGACGAAGATTTCCAATGGTTCTCCGGCCAACTTGTTCAACTCCACCACAGATCCTTGCCCGAGTTGGAGCAACTCGTTGATCAACAGCTTGGTCCGTCCCAGTTCGGCGGAAACATCCAGCGGGATGTCCAGGATGAAGTCCAAGTCTCGTTTGGTCTTCTCCTTGGGGGTCTTGGCGTCGGAAGCCAAATCTTTGAACTTGGGCTCCTCGGTTTTGGCGGCGAAGGATTTTTGCTGTTTCTCCTTCTTCAACTGGGTCTCTTCTTCCATGGCCAGGGCCTTGGCCCATTCGTCCGCCATATCCTCCTGACCGTCGCTCATTTTTTCGGTCTGGGCGGCGGCTTTGGTGGCCGCCTCGAAGGGATCCTCAGGCTCTCCGCCCTCGTCCATTTCTTCCAGGGCCTTGGCCCACTCTTCCGCCAGTTTATCCTGGTCCATTGACTCGTCGCTCATGAGGGACCTCGTTTCAGTCTCAGCGAACGCTTCCGGCTCGCCGGTGGTTGATGATTGTCGATTTAGCTGTTCGTTGAAAAACTCCCAATTGCTGCGTCGCTGCAAAAAGCTCAAACTCTCACGTATGAATAAATACGTTTCGACCTCGAACTTTTTTTGCTCCTTACACTTGGGATTTTTGAACGAACGGCAAGATAAAGGATTTTCAGCAATCAATTAAGCATCGTCAGTACCGAACTTCCGCTTCCTTGACCACCTGAAACGCCCTGTTCGCCTTGACGAAGCCGGGCAAGCAATAAAACTTGTCCACGCCGTGAATTTTCACTTCCAGAGGTTGGTCCGTGTCCGTATCCAAGAGCAGAATGTCGCCAATGTCCAGATTCAACAACTGACGTCCGGTAATGGAGGTCCGGCCCAATGGAACCACCATTTCCACCGGAATTTCCAACAAGCGCTCCTTGAACCGGGAAAGCCAGGCATGGTCCACTTCCAGTCGCTCGGACTGAAAAGAAGCATAAAGCTTCGAGCGGATCGGCTCGATGGTCGAGTACGGCAGACAAAACACCAGGGAGCCGATGGCGTTTTCCAATTCCACCTCCATGGAAATCACGACGACCACGTCGCTGGGCGGTACGATGCTGGCGAACTGAGGGTTGATCTCCATGCGTTGAAGCTCGACGCGCACATCATGCACCGGGGTCCAGGCCTGCTCCATGGCGAAGAGAAAAAGCTTGACCACCCGCTCGATCACCGACTGCTCAATGGGAGTAAAGTCTCGGCCTTCGATTTTCGGCTGAGAGCCTTGACCACCGAAAAAATTCTCCACCAAAGCGAATACCAACCTGGTGTCCACGACCAGAATGGCATTGCCACGCAAGGGCTCGATCTTGAATATATTGATGCTCGTAGGAACGGGCAGGGAACGCATGAAGTCCCCGAATTTGGACATGTCGATGGACACCGGGTTGACGTCGACCTTCTTGCGCATCATGTTGGCCAAGGCGTTGGAAGCCAAGCGGGCGAAGCGATCGTTGACGATCTCCAGCACCGGCATGCGCCCACGGATGATCCGGTCCTGATTGGAAAGATCAAAGGTGATAACTCCCGAGTCATCGCCCGCATCCGCGGATTCGGTCTCGATCTCTCCGCCGGTCAGCCCCCGCAATAGAGAATCGACTTCATCCTGGGACAAAATTTTATTCATGTGTCGATCATCCGTACTGAAAGTGCACTACAGGTTCCCGGCTCACGCGCCGGATTACTGGACCACGAACTCCGTAAAATACACGTTGGTCACTCTGCCGCCCCCCACGATCTGATTCAGCCGTTCCACTATCTGGTTTTTCAAGGTGATCTTGCCCTCCATGCTGGCCAGATCGGCGAAAGATTTGCCGGCCAACAGGAGAATCACGGCGTCACGGATCCGGGAGTTATTGCGCTGCACGTCGGCGATCACGGCCCTGTTCAGCACTTCCACGTCCAGGGTCATGCGCAGGAATCGTCTCCCCAAAGGATCGGCCAGATTGACCACGAACGGCTCCAAGGTCACGATCTCCGGGACGAACTCCGCCTTTGGCTTCTGACGGTCGGCCTGGTCACCTTCCAGCCCCAAGGCGTCTTCCTCGGACGCGGCCCCAGGTCCCATCAAGAACCAGTATGCCGCGCCTCCGCCGCCGGCCAAGAGCAATAAGACCAGCAGCAATATGACCCACTTCACCTTTCCTCCCTTCTTCCCGTCCTCTTCCACCGGAGTCGCTTCTTTTTTCGCCATGCGTCACCTCGTCGAGACGGTTCGCGGAACACGGTGAACCGCGGAACCGTCTTCACGCTCATCGGAGCTGTTACAATGCGTTCTTGAAAAGAATTTCCACCCGGCGATTCAAGGCTCGTCCTTCCGGGGTCCGGTTGTCTCCCACCGGCATGCTCTCGGCATAGGCGGAAACGGACATTTTGGCGTCCGGAATCCCGGAGGACAGGAGCACTTCCAGCACGGCCATGGCCCGCAGGGCGGACAGGGTATCGTTGTCCATGGTCCTGCCCACCAAACTGTCCGTATGCCCGGAAACATTGACCACATTGGGCACGTAGAGAACCAATGGGGCCAGCACCTCCAAAAGTCTCCTGGCCGGATCTTTCAGCTCATGGCCCCCCAGGGGGAAAAGCAGTTCGTCCGTGAGCAAAATGGCCACACCATCGGGACGTTCCAAAAGCTTCAGGTTCTCATCCAGCGTTGACCTCGGAACCTCCCGCGGCAGGACATCGTCCGGAAAAAGCAGGTCCCGGATGCGTTGTTCATTGTCCCGGAACTCCCAGGGACGCTCCAAAAGCTTGATCACCTCTTCCACCCTGGTGGGAATGCGCCCGGCCGTCTGCCTGGAAACCACGCCCATATCCCCCCTGAAAAAGGTCGAGGCATCGATGACCACCTGCCGGTCCATGGAGGACATGCTGAGCAGCAGGACGAAAAAGGTCAAGAGCAAGGTGATCAGATCGGAAAACGTGATCAACCAGCCCATGGGGTCGACTTTGGCTCCGCCGCCCTTTTTCCTTTTTTTGGCCATGGTCGCTCCGCACGGGATCGCTCACCTAAGGAAGCGAGCAAAATTAACCTGGACATATTGCGGTTATTCCCGTGTCGCGTTTGCCCCTCCGTAGGGGCGCCCCTCGCGGCCGCCCCGGATGGTCGCGGCAATGCGGTACAGCAGCAATATACCGGCATTCCATTTAATTGCGTAGAATCAGGGCAGGCGCAAGGCCTGCCCCTACGGTAAGAATTGCCAGAAAAAAATCCTAGGATATCATTGTATTTTCATCAAATTGTTCAACTTATATTTGCTTGACTGCTAAGGGCGAAAGGAATCATTACCCGGTGCATCCGGAAACCGGAAGATGAAGTCTCTAAAAATATACTCCTCCGGCGTGGTAACCGCCTCCGGCCGGGCAAGCCGCGGCATCCAGGTTTCGTTGCGTCGGTCCAGGATAAAGTCCACCCTTCTGTTGGCACGACGTCCTTGCGGCGTTAGTGGACTTTCTCGAGGCTTAAACCGCCCCAGGCCTTCCATGCGCAAGTTTTCCACGGGAACCCCCTGCTCCAGGAGAAAGCGGTACACGCTCATCGCCCTGAACAGGGACAAGGCCCAGGAGGGATCCGGAATCTCGTCCGGCATCGAAGCATGGTAGACCGCCTCGAACTCATCCCGCAACACCGAGGCGTGCCCGGCCACCTGCACCGGTGCCTCGACCACGCGCAAAACCGGAACCACCTGTCGTAAAAACGCTCTGCCCTCCGGCGACAGCTCGGTTTTTCCGGGGGCGAACAAGACCGTCGTGTTCACGCTGAAAATCTGCACGAACCGGTTGCTGACGAATTGCAAGTCCTCCTCGATGTCGTCCCAGAGCAGTTCCTTGAGCGCGGCCAGATCCCGGTCCGGAGGAATCGGCCCAGGATGAACAGCTTCCAAGCTTTCCTGGGTGCCCAGGACGTCCGGCTTGGCCTGCGTCATTCCGAAGGTCCCCAGCAATGAGCCGAGAGCCAGCCGAATCCTGCGTTCATCCATCAAGGAGGCGTTGGTCACCAGGTAGACGAAAAACGCCATGATCAGGATCATCAAGCCCGTGAAGGTCAGCAACCAGCCGGGAGTTTGCGGAGCAGCCTGCTTTTTTTCCCGCTTCTTGCCCATGGGGATATCCGGTCCAGCTCGGCATCAGTCCGTCTGGCTGCGCATTTTAGGAGGCAGAAAACCGTTCAACTTTTCTTCAATGATTCTGGGGTTTTCCCCCCTGGAAATGGACAAAATGCCCTCCAGGGCCAATTCCCGGAGCAGCACTTCTTCCTTGCTGCGGGTTTTCAATTTGCCGGAAAGAGGGTTGAAAACCAGGTTGGCCAAAACCGCGCCGTAGAACGTGGTTATCAAGGCTACGGCCATGGCCGGCCCGATGGCCGAGGGGTCGTCCATACTTTGCAGCATTTGAACCAGCCCGATGACCGTGCCGATCATCCCCAAAGCCGGCGCATACATGCCCATGGCCGCGAACATGTCCGACCCGGTCTCATGGCGTTCCTGCAGGTAGGCGATTTCCGTTTCCATGATGTCCTGAATCATCTGCGGCTCCACCCCGTCCACCGTGAGCTGCATGGCCTTGCGCAGATAAGCGTCGTCGATCTCCTTGAGCAGGGGCTCCAGGGAAAGAATCCCCTCCTTGCGCGCCCGGTTGGCGTAGTCCAGAAACTGGCCGATGGTATCGCCGGGCTTGGGCAGTTGGTTGAAGAAACAGTTCCTGACCACGCCGACCACGCCGAGAATATGTCCCAGCGGGTAGTGGACCAGGGTCGCCCCGATGGTCCCGCCGAGTACGATCAAGGCCGAAGGTATGGACACGAACACGAACAGGCTGCTGCCCATCATGATCGCGGAAATGACCAGCCCAAAAGAAAGCACTACCCCGATGATCGTCGCCAGATCCATAAGGGACCCTCAATTCCTTTTACCTCACGCGGCCCCAAGCGGCCAGACCGCGTTCACGCATTTGATTTCATTTTTTTTCGCGTTCACGGGTCACGGCGAAACCCGCTCCGGGCGATCGCCGAAAATCCGCGTCCCGATCCGCACCATGGTCGCCCCTTCGGCAATGGCCTGGGGAAAGTCATCCGTCGTGCCCATGGAAAGCTCCGGCAACCACAGCCCGGTTTGCCTCTGAACGGCGTCCCGCAACCTCCGAAGCTCACCGAAAAGACGCTGCTTGTGCGCCAAATCCAATTCAAAGGGCGGCAACGCCATCAACCCGCGCAAGGCCAACCCGGACAATCCGCCGACATGCTCCGCCAAAGCCGGAAGCCCTCCCGGAGTTACTCCGCCTTTTTGCGGCTCGTCTCCAAGGTTCACCTGGATGAGGACATCCAGCATTTGACTTTTTACTTGGAGTCTTTCATGCAAATCCAAAGCCAACGCCGCATTGTCGAGACCATGAAACAGCATAAAGTTTCCGGGCAGGTATTTGGCCTTATTGCGTTGCAATCTCCCTAAAAAGTGCCATCGCAGGTCCGGACGACGAATTACCCGCTGCTTGGCCAGTGCCTCCTGGACGTAGCTTTCACCGAAGTCGCGCTGTCCCGCTCCGGCCAGGTTCGTCACCGCCGTCGCGGGCTGATACTTGGACACGGCGACGATCCGAACCTCCTCCGGTCTCCGACCATGGCGCACGGCGAGTTCGGCGACCAATTGCCGGGTTCGCGCATACCGCTCACTCAAATCCGCGGCAAGCCCCTCGCCGTCATGGGCATCCACTTCCGTCGTCACACTCATCCCCCTTCCTGACTCCTGACTCATCTCAAACGCCCACCTTGAATCGTTCATCCGCGCGGGTCAATACATGCGCTGAAAATCACCCCAGTGGGCCTTGTGCTGGGCCGACCTTTGGAGTTAGAAAACCATGTTTCACGAGTCGCTTCCGAGCCATCGAGGTCCGCTATTCCCTTTTTCAGGAGAAGTCATGCATATCGCCAAAAAAATTCGCTCCATTCCCCCGTCGGCCACCCTGGCGGTGAACGCCAAGGCTCAGGAATTGACGGCCCAAGGAAAAAAAATCATCAGCCTGGCCGTCGGCGAGCCGGACTTTCCCACCCCAGAGCATGTCCGCCAAGCGGCCAAGGATGCCCTGGACGAGGGATTCACCCGCTATACCCCGGTACCCGGCATTCCGGCCCTGCGCAAGACCGTGGCCGCCTACTTCGCCGGGATCGCCGGCCAGGACGAGCTGCCCGCCGAGGCGACCATGATCTGCAACGGCGGCAAGCATGCCCTGTACAACCTGTTCCAGGCCCTGCTGGAACCCGGCGATCCGGTGCTGATTCCCGCGCCCTACTGGGTCAGTTACCCACCCATGGTCCTGCTGGCCGAAGGCAAGCCCGCCATCATCCCCTCCACCCCGGAACAGCGCTTTCTGATCACACCGGAGGATCTGGAGCGCCACGCCCCCTCCGGAGCCAGGGTGCTCCTGCTCAATTCCCCCTCCAACCCCACCGGCTGCCACTATTCCCAAGAAGAACTGGACGCCTTGATCGGCTGGGCCCTGGAGCGGGACATCTTCGTTATCTCCGACGAAATCTACGATCAACTGGTCTACCCGCCGGCCGGTCCCAGCAGCGCCGTCTCCTGGTGGGTCAAATTTCCGGACAAAGTCGCGGTGGTTAATGGACTGTCCAAGTCCATGGCCATGACCGGCTGGCGGATCGGCTACGTCCTGGCCCACCCGGACCTGATCAAGGCCATGGTCCGCATCCAGGGGCAGAGCACGTCCAACGTCTGCTCCATCACCCAGAAAGCCGCCCTGGCCGCCCTGACCGGCCCCATGGACAGCCTCCGGGAGATGCGCGTCGCGTTCCAACGCCGCCGGGATCTGGCCCTGGAGAAGATAACCTCCTGGCCCGGAGTGGTCTGTCCAAAACCGGACGGAGCCTTCTACCTGTTCCCTCGCCTGGACGCCCTGTTCACGGCGGATCGGAATGACTCCGCGGCATTGTGCACCTACATCCTGGAA harbors:
- the fliP gene encoding flagellar type III secretion system pore protein FliP (The bacterial flagellar biogenesis protein FliP forms a type III secretion system (T3SS)-type pore required for flagellar assembly.), which codes for MTLNKPIFPNIWSNPGPKAVSLGFLALILLPILSSFAAAQTGVPSLNLTLSGGATEPDNVSIALEILFLLTVLSVAPAIMLTATCFTRIVIVFSFIRQAMGTQQMPPNQVLASLAIFLTFVIMMPIGKEINDTALQPYLAEDIGFQEALTRAEQPMRAFFFKHTREKDLSLFYSITQMDRPSNRDEVPTIILVPAFMISELKTAFQMGFLIYIPFLILDMVVASILLSMGMMMLPPVMISLPFKLLLFVMVDGWNLLIFSLVNGFA
- the fliO gene encoding flagellar biosynthetic protein FliO — translated: MTTPTWDFGFAALKMVGGLFLVLALLFVLLYLLKRYGHKAGLTRHLPADLKLVGQMALGSRKSVVVVRYLNKDMVLGVTDSSITLLTETHHDTEQANFSKHLEQSRAKGG
- the fliN gene encoding flagellar motor switch protein FliN, which produces MSDESMDQDKLAEEWAKALEEMDEGGEPEDPFEAATKAAAQTEKMSDGQEDMADEWAKALAMEEETQLKKEKQQKSFAAKTEEPKFKDLASDAKTPKEKTKRDLDFILDIPLDVSAELGRTKLLINELLQLGQGSVVELNKLAGEPLEIFVNGKLVARGEAVVINEKFGVRLTDIISPIERVKQLA
- the fliM gene encoding flagellar motor switch protein FliM, which translates into the protein MNKILSQDEVDSLLRGLTGGEIETESADAGDDSGVITFDLSNQDRIIRGRMPVLEIVNDRFARLASNALANMMRKKVDVNPVSIDMSKFGDFMRSLPVPTSINIFKIEPLRGNAILVVDTRLVFALVENFFGGQGSQPKIEGRDFTPIEQSVIERVVKLFLFAMEQAWTPVHDVRVELQRMEINPQFASIVPPSDVVVVISMEVELENAIGSLVFCLPYSTIEPIRSKLYASFQSERLEVDHAWLSRFKERLLEIPVEMVVPLGRTSITGRQLLNLDIGDILLLDTDTDQPLEVKIHGVDKFYCLPGFVKANRAFQVVKEAEVRY
- the fliL gene encoding flagellar basal body-associated protein FliL: MAKKEATPVEEDGKKGGKVKWVILLLVLLLLAGGGGAAYWFLMGPGAASEEDALGLEGDQADRQKPKAEFVPEIVTLEPFVVNLADPLGRRFLRMTLDVEVLNRAVIADVQRNNSRIRDAVILLLAGKSFADLASMEGKITLKNQIVERLNQIVGGGRVTNVYFTEFVVQ
- a CDS encoding flagellar motor protein MotB, with amino-acid sequence MAKKRKKGGGAKVDPMGWLITFSDLITLLLTFFVLLLSMSSMDRQVVIDASTFFRGDMGVVSRQTAGRIPTRVEEVIKLLERPWEFRDNEQRIRDLLFPDDVLPREVPRSTLDENLKLLERPDGVAILLTDELLFPLGGHELKDPARRLLEVLAPLVLYVPNVVNVSGHTDSLVGRTMDNDTLSALRAMAVLEVLLSSGIPDAKMSVSAYAESMPVGDNRTPEGRALNRRVEILFKNAL
- a CDS encoding flagellar motor protein MotB — its product is MGKKREKKQAAPQTPGWLLTFTGLMILIMAFFVYLVTNASLMDERRIRLALGSLLGTFGMTQAKPDVLGTQESLEAVHPGPIPPDRDLAALKELLWDDIEEDLQFVSNRFVQIFSVNTTVLFAPGKTELSPEGRAFLRQVVPVLRVVEAPVQVAGHASVLRDEFEAVYHASMPDEIPDPSWALSLFRAMSVYRFLLEQGVPVENLRMEGLGRFKPRESPLTPQGRRANRRVDFILDRRNETWMPRLARPEAVTTPEEYIFRDFIFRFPDAPGNDSFRP
- a CDS encoding motility protein A; amino-acid sequence: MDLATIIGVVLSFGLVISAIMMGSSLFVFVSIPSALIVLGGTIGATLVHYPLGHILGVVGVVRNCFFNQLPKPGDTIGQFLDYANRARKEGILSLEPLLKEIDDAYLRKAMQLTVDGVEPQMIQDIMETEIAYLQERHETGSDMFAAMGMYAPALGMIGTVIGLVQMLQSMDDPSAIGPAMAVALITTFYGAVLANLVFNPLSGKLKTRSKEEVLLRELALEGILSISRGENPRIIEEKLNGFLPPKMRSQTD
- a CDS encoding YggS family pyridoxal phosphate-dependent enzyme — protein: MSVTTEVDAHDGEGLAADLSERYARTRQLVAELAVRHGRRPEEVRIVAVSKYQPATAVTNLAGAGQRDFGESYVQEALAKQRVIRRPDLRWHFLGRLQRNKAKYLPGNFMLFHGLDNAALALDLHERLQVKSQMLDVLIQVNLGDEPQKGGVTPGGLPALAEHVGGLSGLALRGLMALPPFELDLAHKQRLFGELRRLRDAVQRQTGLWLPELSMGTTDDFPQAIAEGATMVRIGTRIFGDRPERVSP
- a CDS encoding pyridoxal phosphate-dependent aminotransferase, which encodes MHIAKKIRSIPPSATLAVNAKAQELTAQGKKIISLAVGEPDFPTPEHVRQAAKDALDEGFTRYTPVPGIPALRKTVAAYFAGIAGQDELPAEATMICNGGKHALYNLFQALLEPGDPVLIPAPYWVSYPPMVLLAEGKPAIIPSTPEQRFLITPEDLERHAPSGARVLLLNSPSNPTGCHYSQEELDALIGWALERDIFVISDEIYDQLVYPPAGPSSAVSWWVKFPDKVAVVNGLSKSMAMTGWRIGYVLAHPDLIKAMVRIQGQSTSNVCSITQKAALAALTGPMDSLREMRVAFQRRRDLALEKITSWPGVVCPKPDGAFYLFPRLDALFTADRNDSAALCTYILERAGVALVPGVAFGDDRCVRFSYALDDQTLITALELVQNALLDA